A stretch of the Candidatus Hydrogenedentota bacterium genome encodes the following:
- a CDS encoding 4Fe-4S binding protein: protein MVVRNIIKIDEEKCDGCGQCIVDCEEGALAIIDGKAKLIKESYCDGLGACIGNCPTGALTLEKREAPEFELPESLAASIAASKAAVSTPEPVHACPSMTARPLPAAFPPAGGCPRSQARQFQRPEAETTSSTAMDSPSALGHWPIQLHLVNFNAPHFQSAHILIAADCCAFACGSFHPRLLKGKAVAIACPKLDDSTGYMQKLTALFQNAQPKSVTVVRMEVPCCRGITQWLLSARKAVGSTLAVEEIILGVEGSIIARNVYAD, encoded by the coding sequence ATGGTAGTTAGAAATATCATCAAGATAGATGAAGAAAAATGCGATGGTTGCGGTCAATGTATAGTTGACTGTGAAGAAGGTGCTCTTGCGATTATCGACGGCAAAGCGAAATTAATCAAAGAAAGTTATTGTGACGGTTTGGGTGCGTGCATCGGCAACTGCCCCACCGGCGCGTTGACTTTGGAAAAACGAGAAGCGCCGGAATTTGAGCTGCCCGAATCATTGGCTGCATCCATTGCCGCGTCAAAAGCGGCTGTATCCACGCCTGAACCGGTACATGCCTGCCCCTCTATGACGGCGAGACCTCTTCCCGCTGCTTTTCCTCCCGCCGGCGGCTGCCCGAGATCACAAGCACGGCAATTCCAGAGACCCGAAGCGGAAACGACTTCTTCCACTGCAATGGATAGTCCGTCGGCTTTGGGACATTGGCCCATTCAGCTGCATTTGGTAAACTTTAACGCTCCCCATTTTCAATCGGCACATATACTTATCGCGGCGGATTGCTGCGCTTTTGCTTGTGGTTCCTTCCATCCCCGTCTTTTGAAAGGGAAAGCGGTTGCAATTGCCTGCCCTAAACTGGATGATAGTACGGGGTACATGCAGAAATTGACTGCTTTATTTCAAAACGCACAGCCGAAAAGTGTTACTGTAGTGCGTATGGAAGTACCCTGTTGTCGAGGAATTACACAATGGCTGCTCAGTGCCAGAAAAGCTGTCGGCAGCACCTTGGCAGTTGAGGAAATTATTCTTGGCGTGGAAGGTTCCATCATTGCGCGTAATGTATATGCTGATTAA